The proteins below come from a single Acanthopagrus latus isolate v.2019 chromosome 4, fAcaLat1.1, whole genome shotgun sequence genomic window:
- the LOC119018436 gene encoding cAMP-regulated phosphoprotein 19-A-like, translating to MSGDNEETQTSEETSVDEKEVQDKVISPEKAEEAKLKARYPNLGNKPGGSDLLRKRLQKGQKYFDSGDYNMAKAKIKNKQLPTAAPEKTEITGDHIPTPQDLPQRKPSLVASKLAG from the exons ATGTCGGGGGATAACGAAGAGACGCAGACGTCCGAGGAGACATCGGTGGACGAGAAG GAGGTTCAGGACAAGGTGATCAGTCCAGAGAAGGCGGAGGAGGCCAAACTGAAGGCCAGATACCCAAATTTAGGAAACAAGCCGGGGGGCTCCGATCTGCTCCGCAAACGCCTCCAGAAGGGG CAAAAATACTTTGACTCTGGCGACTACAACATGGCTAAAGCGAAGATAAAGAACAAGCAGCTGCCGACAGCCGCACCAGAGAAGACGGAGATCACAGGCGACCACATCCCCACCCCCCAGGACCTGCCCCAGAGGAAACCCTCTCTAGTGGCCAGTAAACTGGCAGGCTGA